Proteins from one Ricinus communis isolate WT05 ecotype wild-type chromosome 9, ASM1957865v1, whole genome shotgun sequence genomic window:
- the LOC8280862 gene encoding uncharacterized protein LOC8280862 — protein MVQRFVVLRVTHVSIFFRLLLSSISNDIKFPFRTASLLHISFITHTLSLCLSLALCLIAPEMVYVSFIACLVATLVVLQSMIATSDFLAPLLSPIFDDACKKVECGKGTCKASSNSSFFYECECDPGWKQTRSDHDDTLKFLPCVVPNCTMDYSCVAAPSPIQDKSSKSNASVFDPCFWTDCGGGSCNKTSPFTYSCECTEGYYNLLNISAFPCFKECAIGMDCSNLGISMSNRSASPTPVLTESSNQASSLRESSHWLMILILSLAMI, from the exons ATGGTTCAACGATTTGTCGTTTTAAGAGTCACCCACGTTAGCATTTTCTTTCGACTTCTTTTGTCTTCAATCTCCAATGACATAAAGTTTCCATTTCGAACTGCTTCCTTACTGCATATATCGTTTATTACacacactctctctctctgtctctctctcgCTCTCTGTCTGATTGCTCCAGAGATGGTTTATGTCAGTTTCATCGCATGTCTCGTAGCAACTCTTGTTGTTCTGCAATCTATGATTGCAACAAGTGACTTTTTAGCTCCACTTCTCTCTCCTATCTTTG ATGATGCATGCAAAAAAGTGGAATGTGGAAAAGGAACCTGTAAGGCATCTTCAAATAGCTCTTTCTTTTACGAATGTGAATGTGATCCTGGATGGAAGCAGACTCGCTCTGACCATGATGATACTCTCAAGTTTCTTCCTTGCGTAGTACCTAACT GTACAATGGACTACTCATGTGTGGCAGCACCTTCACCGATTCAAGATAAATCAAGCAAATCTAATGCATCAGTTTTTGACC CCTGCTTCTGGACTGACTGTGGAGGCGGTTCCTGCAACAAGACGTCTCCATTCACCTATAGTTGCGAATGTACAGAGGGTTACTATAACCTTCTCAATATCTCTGCCTTTCCATGCTTCAAAGAAT GTGCAATTGGAATGGACTGTTCAAACCTTGGGATTTCAATGTCAAATAGATCAGCTTCTCCAACGCCTGTATTAACTGAGAGCAGTAATCAAG CTAGTTCACTGCGAGAAAGTTCCCACTGGTTGATGATATTGATCCTGTCTTTGGCTATGATTTAG
- the LOC8280864 gene encoding protein IQ-DOMAIN 19, whose protein sequence is MGKTGKWIRSFLTGKKEKEKCTTTHNSTSIENPVTPISHTPTTPKEKRRWSFRRSSATAAAPRDNNSTEPTIVPQPTEMQPALNLENEENKHAMAMAAATVAAADAAVAAAQAAAVVIRLTAAAKKRNSAIEEVAAIKIQAFFRSYLARKALCALKGLVKLQALVRGHLVRKQATTTLRCMQALVTAQARARAQRIRMAEDGNPATQKQSIHRRSTQDNRFRHSNYDIDGGMEENIKIVEMDLGQSKGITKSRNSYSNNPQTEHRISTHYASSNRGYYMPDDSQVSPAPSALTEMSPRACSGHFEDYSFNTAQSSPQYYSAVTKPDPFSFPRPEYAESLSYDYPLFPNYMANTESSRAKVRSQSAPKQRPEAFERQPSRRRPSVEGRNVPRAMRMQRSSSHVGATAQNYQHPWSIKLDRSTVSLKDSECGSTSTVLTNATYCRTLVGFDVHGNRY, encoded by the exons ATGGGGAAAACAGGCAAATGGATTCGAAGCTTCTTGacaggaaagaaagaaaaagaaaaatgtacaACTACTCATAATTCAACTAGTATTGAAAATCCGGTGACTCCAATTTCACACACACCAACTACTCcgaaagaaaagaggagatGGAGTTTTCGCAGATCTTCAGCTACTGCAGCAGCTCCAAGGGACAACAATTCTACAGAACCGACTATCGTGCCACAACCTACAGAGATGCAGCCTGCTTTGAATTTAGAAAATGAAGAGAATAAACATGCAATGGCTATGGCAGCAGCTACTGTTGCAGCAGCTGATGCAGCTGTGGCAGCTGCACAGGCTGCGGCTGTTGTGATCCGTCTAACTGCTGCtgccaagaaaagaaatagcgCGATTGAAGAAGTCGCTGCTATAAAGATTCAGGCTTTCTTTCGTTCTTATTTG GCAAGAAAAGCATTATGTGCTTTGAAAGGATTGGTGAAGTTGCAGGCGTTGGTAAGGGGTCACCTAGTAAGAAAACAGGCCACTACTACACTGCGGTGTATGCAGGCATTGGTAACTGCACAGGCTAGAGCTCGAGCTCAGAGAATCCGAATGGCTGAAGATGGAAACCCTGCCACCCAGAAACAATCAATCCACAGAAGATCAACTCAGGATAATAGGTTTAGGCACTCGAATTAT GATATTGATGGAGGAATGGAAGAGAATATCAAGATTGTGGAGATGGATCTTGGACAATCAAAAGGAATCACAAAGAGCAGAAATAGCTATTCAAACAACCCACAAACGGAACATAGAATTTCAACACATTATGCATCATCAAATCGAGGATATTATATGCCAGACGACAGTCAAGTCTCTCCAGCTCCATCAGCTCTAACCGAGATGAGCCCAAGAGCCTGCAGCGGGCATTTTGAGGACTACTCTTTCAACACAGCACAGAGCAGCCCTCAGTACTACTCTGCCGTAACAAAACCTGATCCATTTTCTTTCCCAAGGCCGGAATATGCAGAATCATTGTCCTATGATTATCCATTGTTCCCAAATTACATGGCAAATACTGAATCTTCAAGAGCTAAGGTTCGATCGCAGAGCGCACCAAAACAAAGGCCAGAGGCATTCGAGAGGCAACCAAGCAGGAGGAGGCCATCAGTAGAAGGAAGGAATGTGCCAAGAGCCATGAGAATGCAGAGATCATCTTCACATGTTGGAGCCACAGCTCAGAATTACCAACATCCATGGTCAATCAAACTTGATAGATCAACAGTTTCACTTAAAGATAGCGAGTGCGGATCGACCAGTACAGTGCTTACAAACGCTACTTACTGCAGAACTCTTGTTGGTTTTGAT GTTCATGGAAATAGGTACTAG